A segment of the Corallococcus silvisoli genome:
CAGGCGGAGCCCCCTCCGCGCCCCGTGGACGGCAACGGCACGGCGGCGAACGGCTCCATGCTGCCGGGCCTGTCGCGCATGACGGACCTGGCCAAGCGGCTGGTGGGGCGCAACAACCGCAGCGGCGTCCAGATTGGCGGCGTGGACGACGTGCTGGTGCGCTTCGGGCGCTGTTGCAACCCCGTTCCCGGGGACCCCATCGCGGGGTTCATCACCCGGGGGCGGGGGGTGACGGTGCACACGGTGGGGTGTGAGAAGGCCCTGGCCACGGACCCCGAGCGGCGCGTGGACGTGTCCTGGGACGTGAAGGGCGACTTCAAGCGGCCCGTGACGCTGCGCGTCCTGACGGCGGACCGGCCGGGCCTGCTGGCGGACATCACCAACACGTTCTCCAAGAAGAGCGTCAACATCTCCCAGGCCAACTGCCGGGCCACCGGCGACGACCGGGCGGTGAACACCTTCGAGGTCACCATCTCCGACCTCAAGCAGCTGACGGACCTGATGCGCTCCATCGAGCGGTTGACGGGCGTCTACTCCGTCGAGCGAATCTAGGCCCGGCCTGTGCTACAGCGCGCGGCGGACCCGCGGTCCCCCGTTCTCGTGGGGGGCCGCCTCAACGCGAGGTGTGCTGCATGGCGCGCAAGGCAATCCACTCCGACGACGCCCCCAAGGCGATTGGCCCCTACTCCCAGGCGGTGCAGGTGGACGCCGGGAAGCTGACCTTCCTGTCCGGCCAGATTCCCCTGGACCCGAAGACGATGGAGATCGTCCCCGGCGACGTCGTCGCGCAGGCCGAGCGCGTGATGGAGAACCTGAAGGCCGTGCTCGCGGCCAGCGGCCTGGACTTCTCCCACGTCGTTCGCTGCACCATCTTCCTCACCGACCTGGGCGACT
Coding sequences within it:
- a CDS encoding RidA family protein, encoding MARKAIHSDDAPKAIGPYSQAVQVDAGKLTFLSGQIPLDPKTMEIVPGDVVAQAERVMENLKAVLAASGLDFSHVVRCTIFLTDLGDFAKVNEVYGRAFTGAPPARATVQVSALPRGSKVEIDAIAVS